In Leguminivora glycinivorella isolate SPB_JAAS2020 chromosome 19, LegGlyc_1.1, whole genome shotgun sequence, a single genomic region encodes these proteins:
- the LOC125236413 gene encoding LOW QUALITY PROTEIN: mediator of RNA polymerase II transcription subunit 12-like (The sequence of the model RefSeq protein was modified relative to this genomic sequence to represent the inferred CDS: inserted 2 bases in 2 codons), translating to MIEISLLKNNQPVPPSVKPKVTTSHAPRESLATLSVVNSGHVSAPPRSPNRPATITPLQPDNKEGVVVLHIEPXDQRERPEPLLDLSVKKPRHDHAFPQPGKTVSISQTQYRNSDFQQQYRPLERESPTLYNSKPKPVAAAPRPALKPAPNPKGSITLGTPLESRYEPRRTPPDTKPGSITAGTPVHGTHXHHLPDKQRFHEMYNKRKSPGGAYYPGAQNAQRPQSPQSFSPNAAFGRYSGMDQRQIIMADFITSKQMPGGARRERERPASPYSQPSVIRHSYHVHPPPPPGHEAFTSLVDAAVSASALPVPRGQAPDAKQDAKHDLRLHEKMQRERDMGIVHKYHHPQHPHHPQHMQYQSVMDRERRGMQAQLLERDRQLALQSRERERAIAAMHERERHMAIEQQHQQQQQMMSERQNMIQQQQQQQAQQQQQQQQAQQQHQQQQAQQAQQQQQPQQQPASSNSDGERRLLQPYKQQPPMHRHPASPHLETWKETRPAPAPPAAAARTEGTLTAASLIDAIITHQISQSATDQRFPPTIIRECSPTLRDDRQSPPREEPPAHTASIKLGDLASNIITRDFCSPTQPPHHQNSRYNVGASAGAGAGAGAGVPTAEYGGERERERDEWRKRDAPKHAPYLEPVSPPDNHHPNRANSTRRFSGCNSSTMLTPFDYVTNRIVEVMRSDADERKPALAFPATAYAYPYSALNVPATTAGPVSSSAPSTSDGGPTGALVTSIAPTTAAPVAPEPAPLMSARYEPLSDED from the exons ATGATAGAGATCAGCCTGCTGAAGAACAACCAGCCTGTCCCGCCTAGTGTTAAACCCAAG GTGACGACCTCCCACGCGCCACGAGAATCACTAGCCACCCTCAGCGTGGTGAACAGCGGCCACGTCAGCGCCCCCCCGCGCTCGCCCAACCGCCCCGCCACCATCACCCCCCTCCAGCCCGACAACAAAGAGGGGGTGGTGGTGCTACACATAGAGC AGGACCAGAGGGAAAGACCTGAACCTTTACTGGATCTGAGTGTCAAGAAACCGAGACACGATCACGCGTTTCCTCAACCTGGAAAGACG GTCTCAATATCGCAAACGCAATACCGCAACTCGGACTTCCAACAACAGTACCGTCCTCTCGAGCGCGAGTCGCCCACCCTCTACAACTCCAAACCGAAGCCCGTGGCCgccgccccgcgccccgcgctcAAGCCCGCCCCCAACCCCAAGGGCTCCATAACATTAGGAACACCACTAGAGTCCCGATACGAGCCTCGACGGACCCCGCCGGACACCAAACCCGGGTCTATAACAGCCGGGACGCCGGTGCACGGCACAC GGCACCACCTGCCGGACAAGCAGCGGTTCCACGAGATGTACAACAAGCGGAAGAGCCCGGGTGGGGCGTATTATCCGGGCGCGCAGAATGCCCAGCGACCGCAGAGTCCGCAGTCATTCTCGCCG AACGCAGCCTTCGGCCGTTATTCCGGCATGGACCAACGGCAAATCATCATGGCAGACTTCATCACATCGAAACAAATGCCAGGCGGGGCGAGAAGAGAACGCGAGAGACCAGCATCACCTTACTCCCAGCCTTCAGTCATAAGACATTCGTACCACGTCCACCCGCCGCCTCCACCCG GTCATGAAGCGTTCACGTCGCTGGTCGACGCCGCCGTGTCCGCCTCGGCGCTGCCCGTGCCGCGCGGCCAGGCGCCCGACGCCAAACAGGACGCCAAACACGACTTGAG GCTACACGAGAAGATGCAACGCGAGCGCGACATGGGCATCGTGCACAAGTACCACCACCCGCAGCATCCCCACCATCCGCAGCACATGCAGTACCAG TCGGTTATGGACCGCGAGAGGAGAGGAATGCAAGCGCAACTACTTGAGAGAGACAGACAGCTGGCCTTACAGAGCAGAGAAAG GGAACGCGCGATAGCAGCGATGCACGAGCGAGAGAGACACATGGCGATAGAGCAGCAACACCAGCAACAGCAACAGATGATGAGCGAGAGGCAAAACATGATACAACAG caacaacaacaacagGCGCAGCAGCAACAGCAACAACAACAGGCGCAACAACAACACCAACAGCAGCAGGCGCAGCAAGCCCAGCAACAGCAGCAGCCTCAGCAACAGCCGGCCAGCTCCAACTCGGACGGCGAGAGACGGTTGCTGCAGCCCTACAAGCAACAACCGCCGATGCACCGCCACCCCGCCTCGCCTCACCTCGAGACTTGGAAGGAGAC GCGGCCTGCGCCTGCGCCGCCCGCGGCCGCGGCGCGCACGGAGGGCACGCTGACAGCCGCGTCGCTCATCGACGCCATCATCACGCACCAGATCAGCCAGTCCGCCACCGACCAGCGCTTCCCTCCC ACGATAATTCGCGAGTGCTCACCGACGCTACGCGATGACCGACAGTCTCCTCCGCGAGAAGAGCCACCGGCGCACACCGCCAGCATCAAACTAGGGGACCTGGCTTCTAATATCATCACGAGGGACTTCTGCAGTCCTACGCAACCGCCCCATCATCAGAA CAGCAGATACAACGTGGGCgcgagcgcgggcgcgggcgcgggcgcgggggcgGGGGTGCCGACGGCGGAGTACggcggcgagcgcgagcgggaGCGGGACGAGTGGCGCAAGCGCGACGCGCCCAAGCACGCGCCCTACCTCGAGCCCGTCAGCCCGCCCGACAACCACCACCCCAACAG AGCGAACAGCACTCGTCGCTTCTCCGGCTGCAACTCGTCCACGATGCTGACGCCGTTCGACTACGTCACCAACCGCATCGTCGAGGTCATGCGCAGCGACGCCGACGAGCGGAAACCCGCGCTCGCCTTCCCCGCCACCGCTTATGCGTACCCTTACTCGGCGCTCAATGTGCCCGCCACCACGGCCGGGCCTGTGTCCAGCAGTGCACCTTCCACTAGTGACG GCGGTCCGACCGGTGCGCTGGTGACGTCCATCGCGCCGACAACAGCGGCGCCCGTCGCGCCCGAGCCCGCGCCGCTCATGTCCGCGCGCTACGAGCCGCTCTCCGACGAGGACTGA
- the LOC125236598 gene encoding malate dehydrogenase, mitochondrial isoform X2 has product MFSRVLKPVGTLAVQNGAKSFSTSPQRNFKVVVAGAAGGIGQPLALLIKQNPLVTQLALYDLAPVTPGVAVDLSHMNTVAKVTGHKGTEELPAAIKGADLVVIPAGVPRKPGMTRDDLFNTNASIVRDLAQVVAEQSPKAIMAIITNPVNSMVPIASEVLKKAGCYDPNRVLGVTTLDVVRAAAFIGEINGVDPQSVQIPVIGGHSGVTIIPVLSQSKPAVKLTDQGKIEALTKRLQEAGTEVVKAKAGGGSATLSMAYAGARLANAVLRGLNGESNVVECAYIKSELTEASYFANPVVFGKNGVSKNLGYGSLNAYEQQLLKEAIPELKKNIVTGEKFVNK; this is encoded by the exons ATGTTCTCCCGCGTTCTGAAGCCCGTCGGCACACTCGCCGTCCAAAATGGAGCTAAGAGCTTCTCCACATCCCCTCAG AGGAATTTCAAAGTCGTGGTGGCGGGTGCGGCTGGTGGCATTGGACAGCCCCTGGCCCTGCTGATCAAACAGAACCCGCTGGTGACCCAGCTGGCTCTGTACGACCTGGCGCCGGTCACGCCTGGCGTGGCCGTGGACCTGTCCCACATGAACACCGTGGCGAAGGTCACTGGCCACAAGGGCACTGAGGAACTGCCTGCTGCCATCAAAG GTGCCGACCTTGTGGTGATTCCCGCCGGCGTGCCCCGCAAGCCCGGCATGACCCGCGACGACCTGTTCAACACCAACGCCTCCATCGTCCGCGACCTGGCGCAGGTGGTCGCTGAGCAGTCCCCAAAGGCCATCATGGCTATCATCACCAACCCCGTCAACTCCATGGTGCCTATTGCCTCCGAAGTCCTCAAGAAG GCTGGCTGCTACGATCCCAACCGCGTCCTCGGCGTCACCACCCTCGACGTGGTCCGCGCCGCCGCCTTCATCGGCGAGATCAATGGCGTCGACCCGCAGTCCGTCCAGATCCCAGTCATCGGAG GCCACTCCGGAGTCACCATCATCCCCGTCCTCAGCCAGAGCAAGCCCGCTGTCAAGCTGACCGACCAGGGCAAGATTGAAGCTCTCACTAAGAGACTACAGGAGGCTGGCACTGAG GTGGTGAAGGCCAAGGCCGGCGGCGGCTCCGCGACGCTCTCCATGGCGTACGCCGGCGCGCGTCTCGCCAACGCTGTTCTGCGCGGTCTAAAC GGCGAGTCCAACGTGGTAGAATGCGCGTACATCAAGTCGGAGCTGACCGAGGCGTCCTACTTCGCCAACCCCGTCGTCTTCGGCAAGAACGGCGTCTCCAAGAACCTCGGCTACGGCTCCCTTAACGCCTACGAGCAGCAGCTGCTCAAGGAAGCCATCCCCGAACTCAAGAAGAACATCGTCACCGGCGAGAAGTTCGTTAACAAGTAG
- the LOC125236598 gene encoding malate dehydrogenase, mitochondrial isoform X1, which yields MFSRVLKPVGTLAVQNGAKSFSTSPQRNFKVVVAGAAGGIGQPLALLIKQNPLVTQLALYDLAPVTPGVAVDLSHMNTVAKVTGHKGTEELPAAIKGADLVVIPAGVPRKPGMTRDDLFNTNASIVRDLAQVVAEQSPKAIMAIITNPVNSMVPIASEVLKKAGCYDPNRVLGVTTLDVVRAAAFIGEINGVDPQSVQIPVIGGHSGVTIIPVLSQSKPAVKLTDQGKIEALTKRIQEAGTEVVKAKAGGGSATLSMAYAGARLANAVLRGLNGESNVVECAYIKSELTEASYFANPVVFGKNGVSKNLGYGSLNAYEQQLLKEAIPELKKNIVTGEKFVNK from the exons ATGTTCTCCCGCGTTCTGAAGCCCGTCGGCACACTCGCCGTCCAAAATGGAGCTAAGAGCTTCTCCACATCCCCTCAG AGGAATTTCAAAGTCGTGGTGGCGGGTGCGGCTGGTGGCATTGGACAGCCCCTGGCCCTGCTGATCAAACAGAACCCGCTGGTGACCCAGCTGGCTCTGTACGACCTGGCGCCGGTCACGCCTGGCGTGGCCGTGGACCTGTCCCACATGAACACCGTGGCGAAGGTCACTGGCCACAAGGGCACTGAGGAACTGCCTGCTGCCATCAAAG GTGCCGACCTTGTGGTGATTCCCGCCGGCGTGCCCCGCAAGCCCGGCATGACCCGCGACGACCTGTTCAACACCAACGCCTCCATCGTCCGCGACCTGGCGCAGGTGGTCGCTGAGCAGTCCCCAAAGGCCATCATGGCTATCATCACCAACCCCGTCAACTCCATGGTGCCTATTGCCTCCGAAGTCCTCAAGAAG GCTGGCTGCTACGATCCCAACCGCGTCCTCGGCGTCACCACCCTCGACGTGGTCCGCGCCGCCGCCTTCATCGGCGAGATCAATGGCGTCGACCCGCAGTCCGTCCAGATCCCAGTCATCGGAGGCCACTCCGGAGTCACCATCATCCCCGTCCTCAGCCAGAGCAAGCCCGCTGTCAAGCTCACCGACCAGGGCAAGATTGAAGCTCTCACTAAGAGGATACAGGAGGCTGGCACTGAG GTGGTGAAGGCCAAGGCCGGCGGCGGCTCCGCGACGCTCTCCATGGCGTACGCCGGCGCGCGTCTCGCCAACGCTGTTCTGCGCGGTCTAAAC GGCGAGTCCAACGTGGTAGAATGCGCGTACATCAAGTCGGAGCTGACCGAGGCGTCCTACTTCGCCAACCCCGTCGTCTTCGGCAAGAACGGCGTCTCCAAGAACCTCGGCTACGGCTCCCTTAACGCCTACGAGCAGCAGCTGCTCAAGGAAGCCATCCCCGAACTCAAGAAGAACATCGTCACCGGCGAGAAGTTCGTTAACAAGTAG